A stretch of the Bradyrhizobium arachidis genome encodes the following:
- a CDS encoding type II and III secretion system protein family protein: MGGGRVWGWTGRNLLSSSVLALGAGLALLQSVDWASAADRRSGGGVFVSEMNDVQRVKVVVNKSRTFRVDSPFATIVAGSPDIVDVKSLSDHLIYVQGKQTGTTNVILFDSSMKQIGILDVEVVIDTGNLQQNIRNSTGGQGIRVSASEGQVVLSGTAADAVTAERAMAIATSTVAKGGVVVNAMSVAAPQQVMLEVRFLEVSREAGRNLGVNLYAANANGTNVGNTGLGSTTAVGRAPIGGVNSITRAPTTGNTSTLSNSSTSVGANPAGSLPILGTLGTLLGTAGGVAPAPFGSLLTSIIRTSGGGSVDLLISALETKGLARRLAEPNLTALSGDPARFLAGGEFPVPIPTQTTNGFPTITIDYKKFGVELAFVPTVLSRGVINLRVEPSVSELDFANAVTIQGTTIPALTRRDARTTVELRDGQSFAVAGLLQTRNRQEVSQLPWIGSVPVLGTLFSSKSYQQEETDLVIIVTPRLVAPAAPGQQLASPLDSRLPANDVDFFLNGQMEVRKRYDDYVNSGGEVKGPYGHIIAPEVRARVPAPAAAAEQPVVKTLN; the protein is encoded by the coding sequence ATGGGTGGCGGTCGCGTTTGGGGTTGGACGGGACGGAATCTTCTCTCGTCAAGCGTGTTAGCTCTTGGCGCCGGGCTGGCGTTGCTTCAGTCCGTTGATTGGGCGAGCGCTGCCGATCGGCGGTCAGGTGGCGGCGTCTTCGTCAGCGAAATGAACGATGTCCAGCGGGTCAAGGTCGTCGTCAACAAGTCACGCACCTTCAGAGTCGACTCGCCTTTTGCGACGATCGTCGCCGGCTCCCCTGACATCGTGGACGTGAAGTCGCTCAGCGATCACCTGATCTACGTCCAGGGCAAGCAGACCGGCACCACAAACGTCATACTATTTGACTCTTCGATGAAGCAGATCGGGATCCTCGACGTCGAGGTCGTGATCGATACCGGCAATCTGCAGCAGAACATCCGGAACAGCACGGGCGGGCAGGGTATCCGCGTGTCGGCTTCCGAGGGGCAGGTGGTGCTTAGCGGAACCGCGGCCGACGCGGTGACTGCCGAGCGCGCCATGGCGATCGCCACCAGCACGGTTGCGAAAGGGGGCGTCGTCGTCAACGCCATGAGTGTCGCGGCGCCGCAACAGGTGATGCTCGAGGTGCGCTTTCTCGAGGTGAGTCGGGAGGCCGGCCGCAACCTGGGCGTCAACCTTTATGCGGCGAATGCCAATGGCACTAACGTGGGCAATACCGGTCTTGGTTCAACTACGGCCGTCGGGCGGGCACCCATCGGCGGCGTCAATAGTATCACTAGGGCACCCACCACCGGCAACACTAGCACCCTTAGTAACAGCAGCACTTCTGTTGGCGCCAATCCTGCTGGCAGCCTTCCGATACTTGGAACATTGGGTACGCTTCTTGGCACTGCGGGCGGCGTAGCTCCGGCACCGTTCGGAAGCTTGTTGACCAGCATTATTAGGACCAGTGGCGGCGGCTCGGTAGACCTGCTGATCTCTGCATTGGAAACCAAAGGATTGGCTCGCAGGTTGGCGGAGCCAAACTTGACCGCGCTTTCCGGCGATCCCGCCCGCTTCCTGGCCGGCGGTGAGTTTCCAGTACCGATACCAACCCAGACGACGAACGGTTTTCCCACCATCACGATCGACTACAAGAAGTTCGGTGTGGAGCTCGCCTTCGTCCCCACCGTTCTCTCGCGCGGCGTGATCAACCTTCGGGTCGAGCCGTCGGTCAGCGAGCTTGATTTCGCCAATGCGGTGACGATCCAGGGGACCACCATTCCAGCGCTCACCCGCCGCGATGCGCGCACGACGGTAGAACTGCGTGACGGTCAGAGTTTTGCAGTCGCCGGCCTACTGCAGACCCGCAATCGCCAGGAGGTTTCGCAATTGCCCTGGATCGGCTCGGTGCCCGTGCTTGGAACCTTGTTCAGCAGCAAGTCGTACCAGCAGGAGGAAACCGATCTCGTGATCATCGTGACGCCGCGCCTGGTCGCGCCGGCGGCGCCCGGTCAGCAACTCGCTTCGCCGCTCGATTCACGCCTGCCGGCCAACGACGTCGATTTCTTCCTCAATGGCCAGATGGAAGTCCGCAAGCGTTACGATGACTACGTCAATTCCGGTGGTGAGGTGAAGGGCCCGTACGGGCACATCATCGCTCCCGAGGTCAGGGCGCGCGTTCCGGCACCGGCCGCCGCGGCCGAGCAGCCGGTCGTAAAGACCCTCAACTAG
- a CDS encoding pilus assembly protein TadG-related protein produces the protein MRDLLRSQRGAAALATAIALVPLIGVVALGAEAGSWYVTHKNAQNAADSAAYSGALRLSCTIAGATCDTQSVDYRGKEFAAQNGFCNSNPRDSTAYPDTTCPSSLPTRVSRAVQIDIGDYNAGTFTTPPAGSGNAVRARVSQQQPAYLSAVLGFLTINIPTQAIALVQQPNKVCALALGPDSGALKLAGSLSNNGTGCALMSDTSVQLASSPSFTGTGWAVYGATGCSPTGTCSSLTVPHNYFMPYANNPLSKLDTKSFNSRTGNTNPSCPVQADGWRHCTPNSSGSGAYSGLTVQNGDKYVLDPGTYFFYKATIKVTGGQLKGTGVTLVLLGDSQLTINGGTVDLSAPATNSFSSDLNGVLIDDQAPSKTSNKVTINGSGLVSLGGAMYFPHVDVNWNGTTASTNTTCSQVIAKTLDMSGGAYLSTEGCDPATIVYTQIVALVQ, from the coding sequence ATGCGTGATCTGCTCCGTTCCCAACGAGGCGCTGCCGCATTAGCAACAGCCATCGCCCTCGTGCCGCTGATCGGAGTGGTCGCACTCGGGGCCGAAGCCGGATCGTGGTACGTCACCCACAAGAACGCGCAAAACGCCGCCGACTCGGCGGCCTATTCGGGTGCCTTGCGGCTTTCATGCACGATCGCTGGCGCGACGTGTGACACGCAATCGGTGGATTATCGCGGCAAGGAATTCGCGGCACAGAACGGGTTTTGCAACTCAAATCCGCGGGATAGCACGGCTTATCCCGACACCACGTGTCCGTCCAGCCTTCCGACCAGAGTCTCGCGGGCCGTGCAGATCGACATCGGGGACTACAATGCGGGCACCTTCACAACGCCACCTGCAGGCAGCGGCAATGCCGTTCGTGCCAGGGTCAGCCAGCAACAACCGGCCTACTTGTCGGCAGTGCTGGGTTTTTTGACCATCAACATCCCAACCCAAGCCATTGCGCTGGTCCAGCAGCCCAACAAGGTGTGCGCCTTGGCGCTTGGACCTGACTCAGGCGCACTCAAGCTTGCTGGTAGCCTCAGCAACAACGGAACTGGCTGCGCGCTGATGTCGGACACCAGTGTTCAACTTGCCAGTTCTCCATCTTTCACGGGTACGGGATGGGCAGTTTATGGTGCAACTGGCTGTTCTCCAACCGGTACCTGCTCTAGTCTCACCGTGCCGCATAACTATTTCATGCCGTACGCGAACAATCCGCTCAGCAAGCTGGACACAAAATCGTTCAACAGCAGGACTGGCAATACAAACCCATCATGTCCTGTTCAGGCGGATGGGTGGAGGCATTGCACGCCGAATAGCTCGGGGAGCGGCGCTTACAGTGGTTTAACGGTGCAGAACGGCGACAAGTACGTTTTGGACCCGGGAACGTATTTCTTCTACAAAGCGACGATAAAGGTCACCGGCGGGCAGTTGAAAGGCACAGGCGTAACCCTCGTGTTGCTCGGAGACTCGCAGCTTACCATCAACGGGGGAACAGTTGATCTCTCCGCACCTGCCACGAACAGTTTCTCTTCTGATCTCAATGGCGTCCTGATTGATGATCAGGCTCCGAGCAAGACCAGCAACAAGGTCACCATAAACGGCAGTGGTCTGGTCAGCCTGGGCGGGGCCATGTACTTCCCCCACGTCGACGTGAACTGGAACGGAACAACTGCCAGCACGAATACGACCTGCTCGCAAGTGATCGCGAAAACGCTCGACATGAGCGGTGGCGCCTACCTGAGCACGGAGGGGTGTGATCCGGCCACCATCGTCTACACCCAAATTGTCGCTTTGGTGCAATGA
- a CDS encoding AraC family transcriptional regulator: MPKDPLRETPVVQGSNFEDLLAYYRSRLLPLKITPPNPRAGFRWQSDFAVGPGVSVVRAAYSSGWAYGSDNDTENLNLCFLGTGGSELAIGSRTVEQTSSRLAVYAQPTLRRQAVFVRDGSLTGVTMRFEAGTVARLLVDMFEGAPLTSLNLTPAIDLSTHLGQTLQSIASALANGMRDEQVLLRSPKAMALLTEAALRLILEEVPHRLSAKLQQQGGATAPQQIKRAIDYMRANLHLPLTMGDIAAAVGISSRSLELGFRKHYETSPAYYLRRVRLDAVHSELSSPGNTLPVSEVALKWGFAHMGRFAAQYRRTFGVTPSETARRAGAPHILRPQP; this comes from the coding sequence TTGCCAAAGGATCCACTTCGCGAAACTCCTGTCGTCCAAGGCTCGAATTTCGAAGATCTCCTCGCCTACTACCGATCGCGTCTGCTGCCACTGAAGATTACCCCGCCGAATCCTCGCGCTGGATTTCGGTGGCAGTCAGACTTCGCAGTGGGACCGGGGGTGAGCGTGGTCCGCGCGGCGTATTCGAGCGGCTGGGCCTACGGTTCGGACAACGATACGGAGAACCTCAATCTGTGCTTTCTCGGCACCGGAGGCTCTGAGCTGGCGATCGGCTCGCGGACGGTTGAGCAGACCTCATCGCGCCTGGCCGTTTACGCGCAGCCGACCCTGAGGCGGCAGGCCGTATTCGTGCGCGACGGAAGTCTCACCGGTGTGACGATGCGCTTCGAGGCAGGCACCGTCGCCCGGCTGCTGGTCGACATGTTCGAGGGGGCGCCACTAACGAGCCTCAATCTCACGCCCGCTATCGATCTTTCGACCCACCTGGGACAGACGTTGCAGTCGATTGCCTCTGCACTGGCGAACGGCATGCGCGACGAACAAGTGCTCCTGCGCTCACCCAAGGCCATGGCGTTGCTGACGGAGGCCGCTCTCCGATTGATCCTTGAAGAGGTGCCACACCGTCTCTCTGCAAAGCTCCAGCAGCAAGGCGGCGCTACTGCGCCACAACAGATCAAGCGGGCGATCGACTACATGCGGGCCAATCTTCACCTGCCGCTGACGATGGGCGACATCGCGGCCGCGGTCGGCATCAGCAGCCGCTCTCTGGAGCTCGGCTTCCGCAAGCACTACGAGACGTCGCCGGCGTACTATCTGCGGCGCGTCAGGCTTGACGCGGTCCACAGCGAGTTGTCTTCGCCCGGGAATACATTGCCGGTCAGCGAAGTCGCCCTGAAGTGGGGATTTGCTCACATGGGACGCTTCGCAGCCCAGTATCGCCGGACCTTCGGCGTTACCCCCTCGGAAACAGCCAGGCGCGCCGGCGCACCCCACATCCTCCGTCCGCAGCCCTAG
- a CDS encoding ParA family protein, with amino-acid sequence MHTIVLATQKGGSGKSTLAISLALAAKKAGHNVRLIDADPQGTLSNWRKRRVDAEPIVETIDTVQDIEPRLRALRDSGVTLTIIDAAGGVSSARTAAIRHADLCLIPARPTTADIEATASTLSLVRAWSKPFAFVLNQVPSRGRRIDDAAETLADEAAIDLIEVLARPFIVMRNDHQDALSAGLAVSEYAPTSKSTEEIRRLWNWIEARLGVDASAGVVATSPFAGLHLPIRAEQPAFIL; translated from the coding sequence ATGCACACGATCGTACTGGCGACCCAAAAAGGAGGCAGCGGCAAGAGCACGCTCGCCATCAGCCTTGCGTTGGCCGCGAAGAAGGCCGGACACAACGTTCGGCTGATCGACGCCGACCCGCAGGGAACGCTCTCGAACTGGCGCAAGCGCCGCGTCGATGCGGAGCCAATTGTCGAGACCATCGATACCGTCCAGGACATCGAGCCGCGCCTGCGTGCGCTCAGGGATAGCGGCGTGACGCTGACCATCATCGATGCGGCCGGCGGCGTCAGCTCGGCAAGGACCGCGGCGATTCGCCACGCCGACCTGTGCCTGATCCCGGCGCGACCGACCACGGCCGACATCGAAGCGACGGCATCGACGCTCAGTCTTGTTCGGGCCTGGAGCAAGCCGTTTGCATTCGTGCTCAACCAGGTGCCAAGCCGCGGCCGCCGCATCGACGACGCCGCTGAGACGCTTGCCGACGAAGCAGCGATAGACCTCATTGAGGTGCTCGCGCGACCTTTCATCGTCATGCGCAACGATCATCAGGATGCATTGAGCGCCGGGCTCGCGGTCAGCGAATACGCGCCGACGAGCAAATCAACCGAAGAGATCCGTCGCCTGTGGAATTGGATCGAGGCCCGGCTGGGCGTCGACGCGTCGGCCGGTGTGGTTGCGACCTCCCCCTTTGCAGGACTGCATCTGCCGATCCGAGCAGAACAGCCCGCGTTCATCCTCTGA
- a CDS encoding globin-coupled sensor protein: MTNDTTDRDDRENRLRFLRIDQKTGAALREFWPVVEKALPVILEGFYKHLAGNPALAKLVGNQMKRLQGAQSAHWARMFDGHFDGAYVQGVRTIGLVHSKIGLEPRWYIGGYAFVLSHLTDLAIATYRWNRARLGDVITAVNSAVMLDMDFAISVYQEALLDERAKRQRTVDGLIVDFERQVTVALEALSTSSIALNDTAGTMARTAEATTQRASNVAAASELASTNVQSVASASEEMASSVTEIGRQAHESTRISTEAVELSRSADQRIHSLSEAASKIGTVVELINTIAGQTNLLALNATIEAARAGEAGRGFAVVASEVKTLAEQTSKATSEIGQQVAGIQTATQEAVTTIREVSHIIHRISEIAAAIAGAVEEQGMATQEITRNAQQAARGTGDVSSNIAGVSHAADEAVAASSQVQLASSQLAKQGEELGTEVQRFLRGIRAA, from the coding sequence ATGACCAACGACACGACCGACCGCGACGATCGCGAGAACCGCCTTCGCTTCTTGCGCATCGACCAGAAGACCGGGGCGGCGCTACGCGAATTCTGGCCGGTGGTCGAAAAAGCTCTGCCTGTCATCCTCGAGGGGTTCTACAAACATCTTGCGGGCAACCCGGCATTGGCGAAGCTGGTCGGCAATCAGATGAAACGCCTGCAAGGCGCCCAATCCGCGCACTGGGCGCGCATGTTCGACGGTCATTTCGACGGTGCCTACGTGCAGGGTGTTCGAACGATCGGCCTGGTGCACAGCAAGATCGGGTTGGAGCCGCGCTGGTACATCGGGGGCTACGCTTTCGTGTTGTCGCACCTCACGGACCTCGCGATCGCCACCTATCGGTGGAACAGGGCCCGTTTGGGGGACGTCATCACTGCCGTGAATAGTGCCGTGATGCTCGATATGGACTTTGCGATTTCGGTCTATCAGGAGGCCCTGCTGGACGAGCGGGCCAAGCGCCAGAGGACGGTCGATGGCTTGATCGTCGACTTCGAACGGCAGGTGACCGTCGCACTGGAAGCGCTGTCGACGTCTTCGATCGCGTTGAACGACACCGCTGGTACCATGGCGCGGACCGCGGAGGCGACGACGCAGCGGGCGAGCAACGTGGCAGCAGCCTCGGAGCTGGCTTCGACCAACGTGCAGTCCGTTGCCTCGGCCAGCGAAGAGATGGCCTCCTCCGTGACCGAAATCGGCCGGCAGGCCCACGAGTCGACGCGGATTTCGACAGAGGCCGTCGAACTCTCGCGGAGTGCCGATCAGCGTATTCACTCGCTGTCCGAGGCCGCGTCGAAGATCGGCACCGTCGTCGAACTCATCAACACGATCGCCGGTCAAACCAACCTGTTGGCGCTGAATGCGACGATCGAGGCGGCCCGTGCCGGCGAGGCCGGAAGGGGCTTTGCCGTGGTGGCGTCCGAGGTCAAGACATTGGCGGAGCAAACCTCGAAAGCCACGAGCGAAATCGGGCAACAGGTCGCCGGGATACAGACGGCAACGCAAGAAGCTGTCACGACGATTCGCGAGGTCAGCCATATCATTCACCGCATTTCTGAGATTGCTGCTGCAATCGCCGGCGCCGTGGAGGAGCAGGGCATGGCAACGCAGGAGATCACGCGGAATGCGCAACAGGCGGCCAGAGGCACGGGCGACGTTTCCTCGAACATCGCCGGTGTGAGCCATGCCGCGGACGAGGCGGTGGCCGCATCGAGCCAGGTGCAGCTCGCTTCCTCCCAACTCGCCAAGCAGGGCGAAGAGCTGGGCACCGAGGTGCAGCGCTTCCTCAGGGGTATCCGTGCGGCGTGA
- a CDS encoding AraC family transcriptional regulator, which produces MQGTFEEAPVLSGAGFENLLASFGAHLFSIKVSPPNSDAAFRWRSDISAGQGVSVWRTRYSADWSYSSESLDDDLVMAFLTAGSADMTVGTRSARRTPATIALAPLSMLRRHQMKAMDGSYANVMLRFDANLVAGVLKAMFGHAALTKLDLTPTIDLSTNTGRTLLQLSRTVVSGMHEQQLLVRSPKAMALLTEAALRLVFENVPHRFIDKLDRGPADVTPRHIHRAIEYMRANLHRSLTMIDIAEAVGISDRYLQLGFRRYRDTTPAMYLRQIRLEAVHTELARPENRLPIHEVALKWGFTHMGRFAAQYRAAFGVSPSETVRRALGIY; this is translated from the coding sequence TTGCAAGGGACATTCGAAGAGGCGCCCGTCCTGTCCGGAGCAGGCTTTGAGAACCTGCTCGCCTCGTTCGGCGCGCACTTGTTCTCGATCAAAGTCTCGCCGCCAAATTCCGATGCAGCGTTTCGCTGGCGATCTGATATCTCGGCAGGACAAGGCGTCAGTGTCTGGAGGACGCGATATTCCGCTGACTGGTCCTATTCGTCGGAATCGCTCGACGACGACCTGGTGATGGCATTTCTCACCGCCGGTTCTGCCGACATGACTGTCGGCACGCGAAGCGCGCGGCGAACGCCCGCGACCATCGCTCTTGCGCCGCTATCGATGTTGCGGCGTCATCAGATGAAGGCGATGGACGGAAGCTATGCGAACGTCATGCTGCGGTTCGATGCCAATCTCGTCGCCGGCGTGCTCAAGGCGATGTTCGGCCACGCGGCATTGACGAAGCTGGACTTGACCCCAACGATCGATCTGTCGACCAACACGGGACGAACTCTCCTTCAACTGTCGCGCACGGTCGTCTCGGGCATGCATGAGCAGCAATTGCTGGTGCGTTCGCCGAAGGCGATGGCCCTGCTCACGGAAGCTGCCCTGCGGTTGGTCTTCGAGAATGTGCCGCATCGTTTCATCGACAAATTGGATCGAGGTCCGGCCGATGTTACGCCTAGGCACATTCATCGTGCCATCGAATACATGCGCGCCAATCTGCATCGCTCGCTGACGATGATCGACATCGCGGAGGCCGTCGGAATCAGCGACAGATACCTCCAGCTCGGGTTTCGCAGATATCGCGATACAACGCCTGCAATGTATCTGCGACAGATCAGGCTCGAAGCCGTTCATACGGAATTGGCGCGTCCCGAAAACCGCCTTCCGATCCATGAAGTCGCACTGAAATGGGGCTTCACGCATATGGGTCGTTTTGCGGCGCAATATCGTGCGGCTTTTGGCGTCTCTCCGTCCGAAACCGTCAGGCGTGCCCTTGGCATCTATTAG
- a CDS encoding helix-turn-helix transcriptional regulator — protein sequence MFAELDSGKDSHESLLSTFKVFVPDVRIELNGPRRANQWRGQFAMANRLSWWQLETETEWTCWPEREEERFCLVFPASGGFGARIRGKSLQADSSSALVLGVKDISKTWAHATDDRHGRMSLKLKVADVRRTLTSIFEDATLENIELNPLLDLDSPAGQTLWSLVQAIAAAMKDESIRSAKATALLREAIPRLVFKNFPHRFIERLARHGADASPRQIRAAVDFMRAHMHEPLTLAEIAEAVGISERSLQHGFRTFRGTTPVAHLRDLRLQQAHAELSLAENTLPVSEVALKWGFTHMGRFAAKYQAAYGQSPSETRKRAGSAHLKVTEREIQSPSS from the coding sequence ATGTTTGCCGAGCTCGACAGCGGCAAGGACAGTCACGAGAGTTTGCTGAGCACCTTCAAGGTGTTCGTGCCCGACGTGAGGATCGAGCTGAATGGCCCACGCAGGGCGAATCAGTGGCGGGGCCAGTTCGCCATGGCCAATCGGCTCTCCTGGTGGCAACTGGAAACGGAGACCGAGTGGACCTGCTGGCCGGAGCGCGAGGAGGAGAGGTTTTGTCTCGTGTTCCCTGCCTCTGGCGGGTTTGGCGCGCGGATCCGAGGCAAGTCCTTGCAGGCCGATTCCAGCAGCGCCCTGGTGCTCGGCGTCAAGGACATTTCGAAGACGTGGGCGCATGCCACCGACGATCGGCATGGCCGCATGTCGTTGAAGCTCAAGGTGGCGGACGTCAGGAGGACCCTCACCAGCATCTTCGAGGACGCCACGCTGGAGAACATCGAGCTCAATCCGCTGCTGGACCTCGACAGTCCCGCGGGGCAGACCCTTTGGTCGCTGGTCCAGGCCATCGCGGCGGCGATGAAGGATGAGTCGATCAGGTCGGCGAAGGCGACCGCGCTGCTCCGCGAGGCCATACCTCGTTTGGTCTTCAAGAATTTTCCGCACCGCTTCATAGAGCGCCTCGCCCGTCACGGAGCGGACGCCTCGCCGCGCCAGATCAGGGCCGCCGTCGATTTCATGCGTGCGCATATGCATGAGCCGCTCACGCTCGCGGAGATCGCGGAAGCGGTCGGAATCAGCGAGCGTTCGCTGCAGCACGGCTTCAGGACGTTTCGGGGAACGACGCCGGTGGCGCATTTGCGCGATCTGCGCCTCCAGCAGGCGCATGCCGAGCTATCGCTGGCCGAGAACACGCTGCCGGTGAGCGAGGTGGCGCTGAAATGGGGCTTCACGCATATGGGGCGCTTTGCGGCCAAGTATCAGGCCGCGTACGGCCAGTCACCTTCCGAGACCCGCAAGCGCGCGGGAAGCGCACATCTGAAAGTAACTGAGCGGGAAATCCAGTCTCCTTCTTCCTGA
- a CDS encoding tetratricopeptide repeat protein codes for MRRIILMLTCCVLGTGLAACDYTTREAAIVAPVDPPGGDPVQEPTDVKYYPSDEPVRLGLEHFNRGSYGLAQRYFKDAVEKSPKDVTAWIGLAASYDRIRRFDLADQAYAQAIRLGGETVQVLNDQGYSYMLRGNLSAARRKFEKAYTLDPGNPVIANNLELLNGSRRFIERPPNNQP; via the coding sequence ATGCGGCGCATCATCTTAATGCTGACCTGTTGCGTGTTGGGGACAGGCCTCGCGGCGTGTGACTACACAACGCGGGAGGCCGCCATCGTGGCCCCCGTGGATCCGCCCGGCGGCGACCCCGTGCAGGAGCCGACCGACGTCAAATACTACCCTTCGGACGAACCCGTGCGGCTGGGGCTGGAGCATTTCAACCGCGGCAGTTACGGGCTCGCCCAGCGCTATTTCAAGGACGCCGTCGAGAAGTCGCCCAAGGACGTGACGGCTTGGATTGGGCTTGCTGCGAGCTATGATCGGATACGTCGTTTCGACCTGGCTGACCAGGCGTATGCGCAGGCAATCCGGCTGGGCGGCGAAACCGTTCAAGTCCTGAATGATCAGGGATATTCGTACATGCTGCGCGGCAATCTGAGTGCGGCGCGACGAAAATTTGAGAAGGCCTATACGCTCGATCCAGGCAACCCGGTTATCGCCAATAACCTCGAGCTTCTCAACGGTAGTCGCAGGTTCATCGAAAGGCCGCCGAATAATCAGCCATGA
- a CDS encoding TadE/TadG family type IV pilus assembly protein, translating to MMRKLDNRGVAAFEFILVFVPLFTLMFVIIDLGRYAITMQSLRKLASAGARAVMIQCYTPYVVQSPPQSPAGCTGDPLSTTAKQNAAPFLYFGHLTPTLTVGASGNSLIVTASQANFTMLMPIWGTALNAPSASTTIPF from the coding sequence ATGATGAGAAAGCTCGACAATCGCGGTGTCGCGGCGTTTGAATTCATCCTCGTGTTCGTGCCGCTTTTCACATTGATGTTCGTCATCATCGATCTCGGACGCTATGCGATCACGATGCAGTCCTTGCGGAAGCTCGCGAGCGCCGGCGCCCGAGCGGTCATGATCCAATGCTACACGCCTTACGTGGTTCAAAGCCCGCCGCAGTCGCCGGCCGGCTGCACCGGGGATCCCCTGTCCACGACGGCTAAGCAGAACGCGGCGCCGTTCCTGTATTTCGGCCATCTCACGCCGACGCTAACCGTGGGGGCCAGCGGCAACAGTTTGATCGTTACAGCGTCTCAAGCGAACTTCACCATGCTGATGCCGATATGGGGCACGGCCCTCAATGCGCCGAGCGCGTCCACCACCATTCCCTTCTAG
- a CDS encoding isoprenylcysteine carboxylmethyltransferase family protein, producing MSTVALSKASSYDRMMQLFGGMWFMLLALGVAIKIGSSANDPWPSLLSSFCLAVFYVLLALLIITRSPAKAQAEGLLPRIAAFVGTYMPWTIAFFGKTDQALPNLASTACVLIGMVMMLVTIRHLGRSFSLVPQARNVVQTGPYRWIKHPLYLAEEIAVLGVVLRNPTPLTAVLLVLHIGVQVCRILYEEDLLRRNCPEYSSYEESRWRVIPYVW from the coding sequence ATGAGCACGGTTGCCCTGTCGAAAGCCTCCTCTTACGATCGGATGATGCAGCTGTTCGGCGGCATGTGGTTCATGCTGCTGGCACTTGGCGTCGCCATCAAGATTGGATCATCGGCTAATGATCCCTGGCCGTCGCTCTTGTCGAGTTTTTGCCTTGCTGTCTTCTACGTGCTCCTGGCGCTGTTGATCATCACGCGGTCCCCGGCAAAGGCGCAAGCGGAAGGTCTCCTCCCGAGAATAGCGGCGTTCGTCGGCACCTATATGCCGTGGACGATCGCCTTCTTCGGCAAAACCGACCAGGCGCTACCAAACCTGGCATCCACCGCTTGCGTGTTGATCGGCATGGTCATGATGCTGGTCACCATCCGACACCTCGGCAGGTCATTCAGTCTGGTGCCACAGGCGCGCAATGTGGTGCAGACGGGTCCGTACCGGTGGATCAAGCACCCACTCTACCTCGCGGAAGAAATCGCGGTGTTGGGCGTCGTGCTGAGAAACCCGACGCCGCTGACAGCGGTCTTGCTCGTCCTGCATATCGGCGTCCAAGTGTGCCGAATTCTTTACGAGGAAGACCTGCTTCGGCGCAATTGCCCTGAGTATTCCAGCTACGAAGAATCGCGTTGGAGAGTGATCCCTTACGTTTGGTGA
- a CDS encoding type II secretion system F family protein has product MTFGLSLVALALAAGTATCLLIIREIHIRTLDARVANAVMGVAGGSAPFQDVTSWFSWLGMRYRRFYAEENLDQLRTILQSSGFNHRRALPTWIGVKAVSMFLCPIIAGGVAWLFGKVLTDVLVFTLLGVMIGILGPRLILAVMKRRFDAAIRLGTPDMIDLLVVCSEAGMGLESGLARVAQEMSETNPSIARVLHCLLDDLRILPNRSDAFEKLGATSDGLRRFGTMVAQSLQYGTPVGQALRSIAVDLRRERITKLEERAHKLGAKLTIPMVLFLLPAMFVILGGSPILHLVRSFASFGK; this is encoded by the coding sequence ATGACTTTTGGCCTCAGTCTGGTGGCTCTCGCATTGGCAGCTGGGACTGCGACCTGCCTGTTGATCATTCGCGAAATACACATTCGTACATTGGACGCGCGGGTGGCAAACGCCGTGATGGGCGTTGCTGGCGGGTCAGCACCCTTCCAGGACGTGACCAGTTGGTTTTCATGGCTCGGCATGCGGTATCGCCGCTTCTACGCTGAGGAAAATCTGGATCAACTACGAACGATCCTTCAATCGTCAGGTTTCAATCATCGTCGAGCGCTGCCGACCTGGATCGGTGTCAAGGCCGTCAGCATGTTCCTATGCCCAATCATCGCCGGGGGCGTCGCTTGGCTTTTCGGGAAAGTACTGACGGATGTGCTGGTCTTCACCCTCCTTGGCGTGATGATCGGAATTTTGGGGCCGCGATTGATACTGGCGGTGATGAAGCGGCGGTTTGATGCTGCCATCCGGCTGGGCACGCCGGATATGATCGACTTGCTGGTCGTGTGCAGCGAAGCGGGAATGGGCCTGGAGAGCGGGCTTGCACGTGTCGCGCAAGAAATGAGCGAGACCAATCCTTCTATCGCCCGGGTCTTGCACTGTCTTCTTGACGATCTCCGGATACTGCCAAATCGCAGCGACGCATTCGAAAAATTGGGAGCTACATCAGATGGGCTTCGCCGGTTCGGCACCATGGTCGCGCAAAGCCTGCAATACGGAACGCCGGTGGGTCAGGCTCTGCGGAGTATCGCTGTCGACCTCCGGCGAGAACGTATTACCAAGCTTGAAGAAAGAGCGCACAAGTTAGGCGCCAAGCTGACCATTCCGATGGTGTTGTTCCTGCTTCCAGCCATGTTCGTCATTTTGGGTGGAAGTCCCATTCTGCACCTCGTGCGTTCGTTTGCCAGCTTCGGTAAGTAG